The Labilibaculum sp. sequence ATTATTTCCCAATACCGGAATTGAAGGGGCAATGGCTGAAAGATCGCGGAGTTATGGTGCTGCTTATCAACGTTACCCAAACAGGTTGGCTCTTTTTGTTGCAGAAAATACAAGTTGTGCATCGTATTGTGTTCATTGCCAAAGAGCAAAATCCTTAGATCGGTCTTTTGTTGTGAACAGAACTAAAATAGACAAAGGTTTGTTTTATATCGGATACAATAAAAATATTAACGAGGTACTTGTAACCGGTGGTGATGCCCTAATGGTAAGCAGAGGCCGATTGCAATACGTATTGGAAGAATTAAGCAGGATACCACATCTTAGGACAATAAGAATTGCCACCAGAGTGCCTGTTGTAATGCCCATGGCAATAACAGATGAATTGATGGAATTAATCAGGATTTCGGCAAACAAATTTAACAATGGTCCGGATAAGTATGTCTATTTCATGACACACATCAACCACTATCACGAGATAACAAAGGATCTGGGAATTGCAGTTAAGAAGATTCTTAATCATGGATTTACAATCAGAAATCAAACCGTCCTGCTCAATCATGTGAACGACTATTACAAAACACTGGCTTTAACTTTTACCCGAATGTTTTGGATTGGCATTCATCCATATTACTTGCTGCAGTGTCATAAGGAAAAGGGAATTGTTCATTTTATTACTCCAATTCAAATAGGTAAAATTTATATGAAACATTTACATGGCTGGATTTCGGGTGTTACTATGCCAAAATATGCGGGAAATATTGAAGGCGGGGGTGGAAAAGTGATATTAATGCCTTCCGGGCATGATACTTTGTATAAAAAATTTCATATTGAAGATAAAATATCCGAAAGTTATGCTTTAGTGTCGACCTGGGATGGGAAAGAAATTCTGGAATATGAAGCCCTCGGCAGAGCTACCTTCGAGGAGTTTTCGAACGGGGTTAAAATCATGGATGATTTTATAGGAAGAAAAGGAGTATTTGTTCCCAAATTAATAATTGTGGATAACAAAGGGAAGCGTATTGAAACAACAAACAGGACCAAATTGCCAAAACTGGAGAAAATTAAAAAATCGAAACTATTGGAATACGATGTAAGGGACAAAAATATGCCTCTGACTAATCCAGCAGATATATCGGATGAAATAGATGAACAGTTTAAAAAATCGAAATATTGCAGAAGTACTTCTACAGAGAATGAATAAACAGTTACCAATAAGAAGTTCTTAAATTTAAAAACATGAAACGTCCATTTATAAAGCTTTCTAAACACAGGGAGATGATTATATGGTAAGTTCCATCTGACGAAAACTTAAAATTATAAACAGATGAATAAAGTAAATAAAATATGTCAGAGTTGTGGAATGCCTTTGAAAAAAGATCCGAAGGGAGGAGGCACCAACAGCGACGGGAGCAAAAATTTAAAATACTGCAGTTATTGTTACGAGAATGGAGTGTTTCTTTATACCGGAACGCTTACCGATTTTCAGGCTTTCTGCAGACAAAAAATGAGGGAAGGCGGACATTCAAAGTTTATTTCGTGGATTTTAACCCGCGGCATGGCGCGTTTGGAAAGATGGAAGAAGTAGTGAAAATGCATGAGGAAGTTTCCTTTTAATAGTGCAATCAGAAACAAGATTGTTAATATTGCTGACGTGTTTTATCTAAACGAAGTAAAATGAAGCAATAATCAGGTACAAATGGAAAATTTTGATCGTAAAAAGCACTGGGAGAATATTTACCAGTCGAAAGAATTGAAAGACGTAAGTTGGTTTCAGTCATCGCCGGAAACTTCTCTCGGATTTTTTAAACAGTTTAAGGCAAACTCTTCGGCAAAAATTATTGATATTGGTGGTGGTGACAGTTTGTTGGTTGATCATTTACTGGATCTTGGCTATCAGAACCTATCCGTTCTTGATATTTCTGAAATCGCAATTGATAAGGCAAAACAACGGCTTGGCGAAAGAGCTAAAAAGGTAACTTGGATTGTTGCTGACGCTGCCGCATTCAAACCGACAGAAAAATATGATTTTTGGCACGATCGGGCAGCATTTCACTTTTTAACCGGCAAACAGGATATTTCAAATTATCTGGACACCGCACAGAAAAGCATCAATCCGGAGGGTGTACTGGTCATTGGAACTTTTTCGGAACAGGGACCCAAAAAATGCAGTGGAATTGAAATTAAACAGTATTCTGAAAGCTCAATGAACGATTTGCTGACTAATTTCTTTTCAAAAATAAAATGCATTACGGTTGATCACAAAACTCCTTCGGGTATAGTTCAAAACTTCGTGTTTTGTAGTTTTCGGAAAAATACATGATTGATAATAGGGATACTAGAATCATTTTTTATGCCAACAGGATATAACTTGTGCAGGTTGATGAACTGATTTTAAAAGGCTAAAATACAAAGAAGGCTTTAACTTTTTCAAAGTTGGGAACGTAGGATGTTCTTGAATACATCAATACAAATTTTCGGAAGGTAAAGAGGTACACGAATTTTTAGAAATTAGAAAAAGTTCAGGTAAGATTTTATTGCAGTCTGATGCCGAATGAATTTTAATTGGAAACAATTGTGTTTCTTGTTCCATCTCTTTGTTTGATGATATTTCTTTTTTGAAGTGATGCGCAACCAAATGGCATTCTACTCATCATTGGTGAGCAACGAATATTCTTTAGCACGGTATTTGTATACTTAAACTTCATAAATTATCGAAAATATACACGAAAAAATTGAAACATATGAAAAGAAATGTAATACTATTATTGGCTGTTTTCTTAGGCTGGAGTGCGATGGCACAAGCTCAAAAAAACTTTATCGATCAAAATTACATCGAAGTAAAAGGATTGGCTGAGTTGGAAGTTGTACCCGATGAGATCTATTTGAATATTCATTTGGATGAGGAGGACACAAAGAACAGGGAAAGCGTTGAAGTGTTGGAAAAACAAATGTTTGCGGCTTTAAAAAAGGCCGGCATCAATTTGGAGAAGCAACTTTCTGTATCTGATTTTGCAAGTACTTTACAGGATCATTTTATTAAACGTGCGGATATGAAGAAATCGAAAGATTTTGAGCTTTTAGTGCACGATTCAAAAACATTGGGAAAGGTGTTTGTTGAGTTGGATAAGATCAAGATATCAAACATAAGTATTTTGAGAGTAGATCACTCCGAAATTGAAAAGTTTCGCAGGCAGGTTAAAATAAATGCTGTTATAGCTGGTAAGGAAAAAGCTATAGCTCTGGCTGAGGCAATTGGTCAAAAAGTTGGGAAAGCCATTTATATCAATGAAGTTTCATCACCCTATGGCCGGCAAATGGTAAATACCATGATGCGGGTGAAAAGTGAAAGCTTTGAATCGGGTAAGGGTGCTCCTGATCTGGATTTTCAGAAAATAAAACTGGAGTATGCTGTGATGATTAGCTTTGCATTGGAATAGAGAGTTTTAATCACAAATAAATATGAAGATCTCTACAAGTAGGGATCTTTTTTTGTGCCTGTAAAAAGAAAGATTTAACCACCAAAGAAAGGCTATCACGAAGACATACAAAGAAAAACAACAAATGCTTCGTGATACTTTGTGCTCTTTGGGGTTGAATTTTCACTCCAGCAATCCCACGGATAGTGGTATTTATAGCGGCAATTCATCAATTTTCCCAACAACACTTTATCTATAAATGTTTTTTTTGTTCTTTTGTGGAGAAATCCAAAATCGAAAAATAAATGATCAAGATCTTATCTTATATTCTCAGTTTTATATTTTATATTCTCTTCTTATTGTTGTTGGTGATTTTTCATCCAATACAAGTAATCTGTCACAAGCTGTTTGGGTATCAGGCTCACAAGAATTCTGTTGATGTTTTAAACTTTTTTTTAATGCGCGTAGTTGTGTTTTTAGGCGTTCGCATTACCTCTCTGCCTAAAGTTAATTTGCCAACCGACCGGCCGTTAATCATTGTTTCCAATCATCAGGGAGTATACGACATCCCGCCAATTGTCTGGATTTTCAGAAAACACCATCCAAAGTTCATTTCAAAAAAGGAATTGGCTAAAAACATTCCGAGTGTGTCTTATAATCTTCGCCATTCGGGAGCCGCCTTAATCGATAGAAAGAACAGAGCGCAGGCAATACCGGAAATTTATAAACTGGGTCAGTTAATCGCGAAAAACAATTATGCAGCCAGTATTTTTCCAGAAGGAACCAGAAGTAAAACAGGAGTGATGAAACCTTTTAAAGCTGGTGGAATAGAAGCTTTACTTCAGGCCGCACCAAATGCGTTAATTGTTCCTTTTGTTGTTGATGGAAATTATAAAATTGAAGAAAAAGGAATGTTCCCCTTGTGCCTGGGAGCTAAGGTTAGCTATAAGGTTTTAGATCCAATTGAGCCTCTATCTTACACTGCAATTGAACTAACCGAAATGGTAGAAGCTTTAATTAAGAAAGAATTGAACCAATAATACTGATAAAAGATTGATGATGAACCAAAATAACAAAACAGCATTGGTAGTGGAAGGTGGCGCCATGCGCGGTATTTTTGCAGCTGGAGTTTTGGATCAGTTCATTGAGATGGAATTCAATCCTTTTCATTCTGTATTGGGAGTTTCTGCCGGAGCTGTTAATGTGGCAGCTTATCTTTCCAGACAGAAAAAGAGAAATTTTA is a genomic window containing:
- a CDS encoding SIMPL domain-containing protein, producing the protein MKRNVILLLAVFLGWSAMAQAQKNFIDQNYIEVKGLAELEVVPDEIYLNIHLDEEDTKNRESVEVLEKQMFAALKKAGINLEKQLSVSDFASTLQDHFIKRADMKKSKDFELLVHDSKTLGKVFVELDKIKISNISILRVDHSEIEKFRRQVKINAVIAGKEKAIALAEAIGQKVGKAIYINEVSSPYGRQMVNTMMRVKSESFESGKGAPDLDFQKIKLEYAVMISFALE
- a CDS encoding zinc ribbon domain-containing protein, with the translated sequence MNKVNKICQSCGMPLKKDPKGGGTNSDGSKNLKYCSYCYENGVFLYTGTLTDFQAFCRQKMREGGHSKFISWILTRGMARLERWKK
- a CDS encoding class I SAM-dependent methyltransferase translates to MENFDRKKHWENIYQSKELKDVSWFQSSPETSLGFFKQFKANSSAKIIDIGGGDSLLVDHLLDLGYQNLSVLDISEIAIDKAKQRLGERAKKVTWIVADAAAFKPTEKYDFWHDRAAFHFLTGKQDISNYLDTAQKSINPEGVLVIGTFSEQGPKKCSGIEIKQYSESSMNDLLTNFFSKIKCITVDHKTPSGIVQNFVFCSFRKNT
- a CDS encoding KamA family radical SAM protein, which translates into the protein MHPKEDIFYQARNFNTIELWKNVTGEQWYDADWQIKNIIRSVEQLKKVIKLNSLQENEINRTVSTLKKEGKEALRITPYYASLMQADPFNPEMLPGEKSKKRLDPIFWQSVPTPANLLFPNTGIEGAMAERSRSYGAAYQRYPNRLALFVAENTSCASYCVHCQRAKSLDRSFVVNRTKIDKGLFYIGYNKNINEVLVTGGDALMVSRGRLQYVLEELSRIPHLRTIRIATRVPVVMPMAITDELMELIRISANKFNNGPDKYVYFMTHINHYHEITKDLGIAVKKILNHGFTIRNQTVLLNHVNDYYKTLALTFTRMFWIGIHPYYLLQCHKEKGIVHFITPIQIGKIYMKHLHGWISGVTMPKYAGNIEGGGGKVILMPSGHDTLYKKFHIEDKISESYALVSTWDGKEILEYEALGRATFEEFSNGVKIMDDFIGRKGVFVPKLIIVDNKGKRIETTNRTKLPKLEKIKKSKLLEYDVRDKNMPLTNPADISDEIDEQFKKSKYCRSTSTENE
- a CDS encoding lysophospholipid acyltransferase family protein, which codes for MIKILSYILSFIFYILFLLLLVIFHPIQVICHKLFGYQAHKNSVDVLNFFLMRVVVFLGVRITSLPKVNLPTDRPLIIVSNHQGVYDIPPIVWIFRKHHPKFISKKELAKNIPSVSYNLRHSGAALIDRKNRAQAIPEIYKLGQLIAKNNYAASIFPEGTRSKTGVMKPFKAGGIEALLQAAPNALIVPFVVDGNYKIEEKGMFPLCLGAKVSYKVLDPIEPLSYTAIELTEMVEALIKKELNQ